In the genome of Angustibacter luteus, one region contains:
- a CDS encoding APC family permease has translation MAQEDHGDYQRLGGSGRKLTIIDAVAQSIGFMGPVFSIAFLVPLLVGIISATGKGGGNAAPLSVLIAAVGVLALGWIVAQYTRKIQAAGSLYDYVTDGLGGRLGVASGLLYYCGILVLSTGLLVLIGGTIHDTLLAEFGHSYLPETVWDLLLLAILAGVLYLGVALSTRAQLTLALVSITVVLIFFIYVIIKVGSDNSVATAFKPSSSPQGWNGILFGVLYGVLLFTGFETSANLAEETEHPKRDIPRAVLFSVMAVAGFYVIGSYATVAGYHFDLEALGKNAGAPLFGLAGPAAEGGYGSVALRRLMELVVVLDMLAVLIGTAVAASRGFFAMGRDRRLPSVLGKVSGRGTPLVASTFVLAFGLLVILVTKFWTALFALPETPHYASIFYWASTFGGFALATIYFLMSIGALRGLSDTPKRALLYLAAVVGIVITLAAMFGSVYKVTAPTIYAPYAALGVFVVGLALTWVMPGRAPASTQFGELTESEQGPVRL, from the coding sequence ATGGCGCAAGAGGATCACGGCGACTACCAGCGGTTGGGGGGCAGCGGCCGCAAGCTGACCATCATCGACGCGGTCGCCCAGTCGATCGGGTTCATGGGACCGGTCTTCTCGATCGCGTTCCTGGTGCCCCTGTTGGTGGGCATCATCTCGGCGACCGGCAAGGGCGGCGGCAACGCCGCCCCGCTCTCCGTGCTGATCGCCGCCGTGGGCGTGCTCGCGCTCGGCTGGATCGTGGCGCAGTACACCCGCAAGATCCAGGCGGCCGGATCGCTCTACGACTACGTGACCGACGGTCTCGGGGGACGCCTCGGCGTCGCGTCCGGACTGCTCTACTACTGCGGCATCCTCGTGCTGAGCACCGGCCTCCTGGTGCTCATCGGCGGCACGATCCACGACACGCTGCTCGCCGAGTTCGGGCACTCCTACCTGCCGGAGACGGTCTGGGACCTGCTGCTGCTCGCCATCCTGGCCGGGGTGCTCTACCTCGGCGTGGCCCTGTCGACCCGCGCCCAGCTCACCCTGGCGCTGGTGTCGATCACCGTCGTCCTGATCTTCTTCATCTACGTGATCATCAAGGTCGGTAGCGACAACAGCGTGGCCACCGCCTTCAAGCCCAGCTCGTCCCCGCAGGGCTGGAACGGCATCCTGTTCGGCGTGCTCTACGGCGTGCTGCTGTTCACCGGGTTCGAGACGTCCGCGAACCTCGCCGAGGAGACCGAGCACCCGAAGCGCGACATCCCGCGGGCCGTGCTGTTCTCCGTGATGGCGGTCGCCGGGTTCTACGTGATCGGCTCGTACGCCACGGTGGCCGGCTACCACTTCGACCTCGAGGCACTGGGCAAGAACGCGGGCGCGCCGCTGTTCGGGCTCGCCGGCCCGGCCGCGGAGGGCGGCTACGGCTCGGTGGCCCTGCGCCGCCTGATGGAGCTCGTCGTCGTCCTCGACATGCTCGCCGTGCTCATCGGGACGGCCGTCGCCGCCTCGCGCGGCTTCTTCGCCATGGGTCGCGACCGCCGGCTGCCGAGCGTGCTGGGCAAGGTGTCTGGCCGCGGCACGCCGTTGGTGGCCAGCACCTTCGTCCTGGCCTTCGGCCTGCTGGTCATCCTGGTGACGAAGTTCTGGACCGCCCTGTTCGCCCTCCCCGAGACCCCGCACTACGCGTCGATCTTCTACTGGGCCTCCACCTTCGGTGGGTTCGCGCTGGCCACGATCTACTTCCTGATGTCGATCGGCGCCCTGCGCGGCCTGTCCGACACGCCCAAGCGGGCGCTGCTGTACCTCGCGGCGGTCGTGGGCATCGTGATCACCCTGGCCGCGATGTTCGGCTCGGTCTACAAGGTCACGGCACCGACGATCTACGCGCCCTATGCCGCACTCGGCGTGTTCGTCGTCGGCCTCGCGCTGACGTGGGTGATGCCCGGACGAGCCCCGGCCAGCACCCAGTTCGGGGAGCTGACCGAGTCCGAGCAGGGCCCGGTCCGGCTGTAG
- a CDS encoding SDR family oxidoreductase, giving the protein MSAPSGNGGTAAPVTLVSGAGTGIGAAVATAAAALGHRVVVCGRRAQPLDVVAAQARTAGLPGEVVPVVADVSVPGDVERLVADVVVRYGRLDHVVLNAGVMRSGTILDTGPAEWDEVIRGNLTSAYLLARAALPHLRDVGGSLVGVSSIAALRASAGAAAYATSKAALTMLVQSIAVDFGPVGVRANVVCPGWVRTEMADEEMREFGEGAGLDRAAAYEQVTTLVPQRRPALPAEVAAAVLWLLGPQASYVNGAVLTVDGGTTLVDAGTVAFDFRLSARDG; this is encoded by the coding sequence GTGAGCGCGCCCAGCGGGAACGGTGGCACGGCAGCTCCCGTGACGCTCGTCAGCGGTGCCGGGACGGGGATCGGCGCCGCCGTCGCCACCGCCGCCGCTGCGCTCGGGCACCGGGTGGTCGTCTGCGGACGTCGCGCCCAGCCGCTGGACGTCGTTGCGGCCCAGGCACGGACGGCGGGTCTGCCCGGCGAGGTGGTCCCCGTCGTGGCGGACGTGAGCGTTCCCGGGGACGTCGAGCGGCTGGTCGCGGACGTCGTCGTCCGGTACGGCCGGCTCGACCACGTGGTGCTGAACGCCGGCGTCATGCGGTCCGGCACGATCCTGGACACCGGGCCGGCCGAGTGGGACGAGGTGATCCGCGGCAACCTCACCTCGGCGTACCTGCTCGCACGGGCCGCCCTGCCGCACCTGCGGGACGTCGGCGGTTCACTGGTCGGCGTCTCGTCGATCGCGGCGCTACGGGCCTCCGCCGGCGCCGCGGCCTATGCCACCTCGAAGGCCGCCCTCACCATGCTGGTGCAGAGCATCGCCGTCGACTTCGGGCCGGTGGGCGTGCGGGCCAACGTGGTCTGCCCCGGCTGGGTGCGCACCGAGATGGCGGACGAGGAGATGCGGGAGTTCGGCGAGGGCGCCGGCCTGGATCGGGCGGCGGCGTACGAGCAGGTGACGACGCTCGTGCCGCAACGACGTCCGGCCCTCCCCGCGGAGGTGGCCGCGGCCGTGCTGTGGCTGCTGGGCCCGCAGGCGTCCTACGTGAACGGCGCGGTGCTCACCGTGGACGGCGGCACCACGCTGGTGGACGCCGGCACGGTGGCCTTCGACTTCCGGCTGTCCGCTCGCGACGGCTGA
- a CDS encoding TIGR03619 family F420-dependent LLM class oxidoreductase, with protein sequence MPTPRLLLVLSENWTMVGPRDLRRLVQMAADAEQAGIDGVMLSEHVVLGRSAGENGVMGNPREYAAPGNQDPATPWPSSLVLLGAIAQATTALRLVAGAVIAPLRHPLLLANELATLDVLSEGRLVVLPTVSWHRDEYAALGVPFDQRGRILDEQLAALRAAWSPGPATHHGEYFDFDDVWLEPRPWRPQGPTMWFGGQGMHPALLRRIVRYGHGVNPFGPLTQDDLEKVGLAMTAAGRDPGELELVGGIRGRFDSPDGTADLDQALESLPAQLAQGYTTICFKPSMFIDDPDELGPFCRELVRKVEVISS encoded by the coding sequence GTGCCGACCCCCAGGCTGTTGCTCGTCCTGTCCGAGAACTGGACGATGGTCGGCCCACGCGACCTGCGGCGACTCGTGCAGATGGCGGCTGACGCCGAGCAGGCCGGGATCGACGGCGTCATGCTCAGCGAGCACGTCGTGCTCGGCCGCTCGGCCGGCGAGAACGGCGTGATGGGCAACCCCCGCGAGTACGCCGCGCCCGGCAACCAGGACCCGGCGACCCCCTGGCCGAGCTCGCTGGTGCTGCTCGGCGCCATCGCCCAGGCGACGACCGCACTGCGGTTGGTCGCCGGTGCCGTCATCGCTCCGCTGCGCCACCCGCTGCTGCTGGCCAACGAGCTGGCGACGCTCGACGTGCTGTCCGAGGGTCGGCTCGTCGTCCTGCCGACCGTCAGCTGGCACCGGGACGAGTACGCCGCTCTCGGCGTCCCGTTCGACCAGCGGGGCCGGATCCTGGACGAGCAGCTCGCAGCCCTGCGGGCCGCGTGGTCGCCAGGGCCGGCCACCCACCACGGCGAGTACTTCGACTTCGACGACGTGTGGCTCGAGCCGCGGCCGTGGCGGCCACAGGGCCCGACGATGTGGTTCGGAGGCCAGGGCATGCACCCGGCGCTGCTGCGCCGGATCGTGCGGTACGGCCACGGGGTGAACCCGTTCGGTCCGCTGACGCAGGACGACCTCGAGAAGGTCGGGCTCGCCATGACGGCGGCCGGGCGTGACCCGGGCGAGCTGGAGCTCGTCGGCGGCATCCGTGGCCGGTTCGACTCCCCCGACGGCACGGCCGACCTCGACCAGGCGCTCGAGTCGCTGCCGGCCCAGCTGGCCCAGGGCTACACGACCATCTGCTTCAAGCCGTCGATGTTCATCGACGACCCTGACGAGCTGGGTCCGTTCTGCCGTGAGCTCGTCCGCAAGGTGGAGGTGATCTCGTCGTGA
- a CDS encoding YceI family protein, with amino-acid sequence MPSTDHVTTASGRTIDGLFPGVWTVDPVHSEVEFVARHLMVSKVRGRFSDFTGQITIGATLAECSVEASVRTASVETRDPARDEHLRSPDFFDVERHPEMTFRSTGVREDDGDFLLDGELALVGVTRPVTFVLEFNGAGPDLWDGVRAGFSAKAQISRKQWGLTWNEAIETGGVLVSDKVTIELEVQAVAPTA; translated from the coding sequence ATGCCTTCCACCGACCACGTCACCACCGCGTCCGGACGCACGATCGACGGCCTCTTCCCCGGCGTGTGGACCGTCGACCCGGTGCACTCCGAGGTGGAGTTCGTCGCTCGCCACCTCATGGTGAGCAAGGTCCGCGGGCGGTTCTCGGACTTCACCGGCCAGATCACGATCGGCGCGACGCTGGCCGAGTGCTCGGTCGAGGCCAGCGTCCGGACGGCGAGCGTCGAGACCCGGGACCCGGCCCGCGACGAGCACCTGCGCTCGCCCGACTTCTTCGATGTCGAGCGGCACCCGGAGATGACCTTCCGGTCGACCGGCGTGCGCGAGGACGACGGCGACTTCCTGCTGGACGGCGAGCTGGCCCTGGTCGGCGTGACCCGCCCGGTGACGTTCGTGCTGGAGTTCAACGGTGCGGGGCCGGACCTGTGGGACGGCGTCCGCGCGGGCTTCAGCGCCAAGGCCCAGATCAGCCGCAAGCAGTGGGGTCTGACCTGGAACGAGGCGATCGAGACCGGTGGCGTGCTGGTCAGCGACAAGGTGACCATCGAGCTGGAGGTCCAGGCCGTGGCACCGACCGCCTAG
- a CDS encoding cytochrome P450/oxidoreductase, which produces MADTAFLTEITLEQLEDDPYPTYARLRREAPVAWIPAAGVWFATRFEECAEIGTGKHGFAGATSHPTLQRVFGAPNVLTSGGEEHADLRRGVDPPLQPGPVHQMIDALVRPVAKHYLAELAGRTEAELMSAYFEPVSVEALRQVMGLEGLVDAATLRRWFADLNLGVSNFGLDPESFAVADRASAEIESVVRPHLEHLRRHPDHSMLSHMIWTGREDGEPRSLELILPSLKVILLGGMQEPGHAAGSTLHGLFSRPDQLALTYADPEAYIPLAVHEGLRWIAPIGAVERQASADVTIAGVQIPAGDIVMTILGSANRDETRFDDPDVFDLDRSSRTHQAFGNGEHFCAGHFFARQVQRIMFEELLAALPGLRADPRQPERVTGWVFRAPKSLPVQWDPPGERPVVSLRTPVVEAGHSDTRLMQVRALRLEAEDVVSVELVDPDGAELPPWEPGAHLDLWVVADHAGHYSLCSDPADRTSWRIAVLREPDSRGVSTFVHEQLRPGMHVQVGGPRNTFPLAAAAEHRFVAGGIGITPLLPMMRQLHRQGTPFRLDYCGRRRTGMAFLEELATYGDRVHVHVGDEGSRADLEQLATQALGAGATMHACGPERMVSALEQHAESTGLPLVVERFAAGEAHREDDGPFQVTLSRTGLTLDVPADRTILDVLEEKGLPIPNVCREGNCGTCETRVLGGAVDHRDVLLTPRQRRANERMMICVSRAASSEPLVLDL; this is translated from the coding sequence ATGGCGGACACGGCTTTCCTGACGGAGATCACCCTCGAGCAGCTCGAGGACGACCCCTATCCGACGTACGCCCGGCTGCGCCGGGAGGCGCCCGTCGCGTGGATCCCGGCCGCCGGCGTCTGGTTCGCCACCCGGTTCGAGGAGTGCGCCGAGATCGGCACCGGAAAGCACGGCTTCGCCGGGGCCACCAGCCACCCCACCCTGCAGCGGGTGTTCGGCGCCCCCAACGTCCTCACCTCGGGCGGCGAGGAGCACGCGGACCTGCGCCGCGGCGTCGACCCGCCCCTGCAGCCCGGGCCCGTGCACCAGATGATCGACGCCCTGGTGCGACCCGTCGCCAAGCACTACCTGGCCGAGCTGGCCGGCCGCACCGAGGCGGAGCTGATGTCCGCGTACTTCGAGCCGGTCAGCGTCGAGGCGCTGCGGCAGGTGATGGGCCTGGAGGGGCTGGTGGACGCCGCGACGCTCCGCCGCTGGTTCGCCGACCTCAACCTCGGGGTCTCCAACTTCGGCCTGGACCCCGAGAGCTTCGCCGTCGCCGACCGGGCCAGCGCCGAGATCGAGTCCGTCGTCCGACCGCACCTGGAGCACCTGCGCCGGCACCCCGACCACTCGATGCTCTCGCACATGATCTGGACCGGGCGCGAGGACGGTGAGCCGCGCTCCCTCGAGCTGATCCTGCCCTCGCTCAAGGTGATCCTGCTCGGCGGGATGCAGGAGCCCGGCCACGCTGCGGGCAGCACCCTGCACGGCCTGTTCTCCCGGCCGGACCAGCTCGCCCTCACCTACGCGGACCCCGAGGCCTACATCCCGTTGGCGGTGCACGAGGGCCTGCGCTGGATCGCCCCGATCGGGGCGGTCGAGCGGCAGGCGAGCGCCGACGTCACGATCGCCGGGGTCCAGATCCCCGCGGGCGACATCGTGATGACCATCCTGGGCTCGGCGAACCGGGACGAGACCCGCTTCGACGACCCCGACGTCTTCGACCTGGACCGCAGCAGCCGCACCCACCAGGCCTTCGGGAACGGCGAGCACTTCTGCGCCGGCCACTTCTTCGCCCGGCAGGTGCAGCGCATCATGTTCGAGGAGCTGCTGGCGGCCCTGCCGGGGCTGCGGGCCGACCCCCGGCAGCCGGAACGGGTCACCGGTTGGGTCTTCCGAGCCCCCAAGTCCCTTCCCGTGCAGTGGGATCCGCCGGGCGAGCGGCCCGTCGTGTCCCTGCGCACGCCGGTGGTCGAGGCCGGCCACTCCGACACCCGGCTGATGCAGGTCCGGGCCCTGCGCCTCGAGGCCGAGGACGTGGTCTCGGTGGAGCTCGTCGACCCGGACGGAGCGGAGCTGCCGCCGTGGGAGCCGGGCGCCCACCTCGACCTGTGGGTGGTCGCCGACCACGCCGGCCACTACTCGCTGTGCTCCGACCCCGCGGACCGCACCAGCTGGCGGATCGCCGTCCTGCGCGAGCCGGACAGCCGCGGCGTCTCGACGTTCGTCCACGAGCAGCTGCGCCCGGGCATGCACGTCCAGGTGGGTGGCCCGCGCAACACCTTCCCCCTCGCGGCAGCCGCCGAGCACCGGTTCGTGGCCGGCGGGATCGGCATCACTCCGCTGCTGCCGATGATGCGTCAGCTGCACCGGCAGGGAACGCCGTTCCGGCTGGACTACTGCGGCCGTCGCCGAACCGGGATGGCGTTCCTCGAGGAGCTCGCGACGTACGGCGACCGGGTGCACGTGCACGTGGGTGACGAGGGGTCGCGAGCCGACCTGGAGCAGCTCGCCACGCAGGCCCTGGGGGCCGGCGCCACCATGCACGCCTGCGGCCCGGAACGCATGGTGAGCGCCCTCGAGCAGCACGCCGAGAGCACCGGGCTCCCCCTGGTGGTCGAGCGGTTCGCGGCGGGCGAGGCGCACCGTGAGGACGACGGGCCGTTCCAGGTCACCCTGTCGCGCACGGGCCTGACCCTGGACGTGCCCGCCGACCGGACCATCCTCGACGTCCTGGAGGAGAAGGGGCTGCCGATCCCCAACGTGTGCCGCGAGGGCAACTGCGGCACCTGCGAGACCCGCGTGCTGGGCGGCGCCGTGGACCACCGCGACGTCCTCCTGACCCCCCGTCAACGACGTGCCAACGAGCGGATGATGATCTGCGTCTCGCGCGCGGCGTCGTCGGAACCACTCGTCCTGGACCTGTGA
- a CDS encoding XRE family transcriptional regulator has protein sequence MDDLTANVADNIKRLRQARGLSLAQLSARSGVAKSTLSQIEAGSANPTLGTLTALGGALSSSVPELITAAAASREVLVVPRGSGTDISDDAIAGFLVQSTTVQASLLEFHSLTLKRGHSEVSAGHGPGAREHVLVVSGSARLGPEESSAVVSAGDYATYPADGPHVWQAVKGKPAAVWVVALYPDRDA, from the coding sequence ATGGACGACTTGACGGCGAACGTCGCCGACAACATCAAGCGGCTGCGCCAGGCTCGAGGTCTGAGCCTGGCGCAGCTGTCCGCCCGCTCCGGGGTCGCCAAGTCGACGCTGTCGCAGATCGAGGCCGGCTCGGCCAACCCGACGCTGGGGACGTTGACCGCACTGGGCGGGGCGCTGTCGTCGTCCGTGCCGGAGCTGATCACCGCCGCGGCAGCCAGCCGGGAAGTGCTCGTCGTGCCACGCGGTTCCGGCACCGACATCTCCGACGACGCGATCGCCGGGTTCCTGGTGCAGTCGACGACCGTCCAGGCCTCGCTCCTGGAGTTCCACTCGCTGACCTTGAAGCGCGGGCACTCGGAGGTGTCGGCCGGCCACGGACCGGGGGCCCGCGAGCACGTCCTGGTGGTGAGCGGCAGCGCCCGGCTCGGGCCGGAGGAGTCCAGCGCCGTGGTCTCGGCCGGCGACTACGCCACCTACCCCGCCGACGGACCGCATGTCTGGCAGGCGGTCAAGGGCAAGCCGGCCGCCGTCTGGGTCGTCGCCCTCTACCCCGACCGGGACGCCTGA
- a CDS encoding APC family permease: MSHQSSSAQGEIEKRDSQKLRRGTLGVLGIAFFVVSAAAPLTAMAGGAPVAMLYGNGAGIPAAYVVVSVLLLIFSVGYTTMARHHTSTGAFYSYITRGLKQPTGGASAIIAVLGYNCMSIGLYGLFGAAAAGFASDHLGIDMAWYVYVFIAMAIVGLCGYRQVDLSVKVLVVLVTLEFLIVLILDLMILVKGGEGGKSGISLSPFSWDSFTSGSITIALLFNFAAFIGFEATTLYSEEAKDPKRTVPRATYVAVLTIGLFYTVTTWLMVNGQGAVGLQDFLGGLKPDPTAFLFVLGDTYMGSSLTTLMSLLFVSSVFAALLAFHNAVARYLFALGREGLVPSVLGRTHPKHQSPHVGSLAQTTLAFVVVLVFVLADKDPVLELFTWLTNLGTLAILVLMSLSSFAVIAFFAANRGLDSNLWRTVIAPAIGGIGMGLVAVYAAAKFGLLLGNPESSLRWILPALIVVAAVVGLGAALRLKSVAPQMYAQMGRNRSDDGTAVGERPTEAVG; the protein is encoded by the coding sequence ATGAGTCACCAGTCCAGTTCGGCCCAGGGTGAGATCGAGAAGAGGGACTCGCAGAAGCTGCGACGAGGGACGCTCGGCGTCCTGGGCATCGCGTTCTTCGTCGTCTCCGCCGCCGCCCCGCTCACCGCCATGGCCGGCGGGGCGCCCGTCGCGATGCTCTACGGCAACGGCGCCGGCATCCCCGCGGCCTACGTCGTGGTCAGCGTCCTGCTCCTGATCTTCTCCGTCGGCTACACCACGATGGCTCGTCACCACACCAGCACCGGCGCGTTCTACAGCTACATCACCCGCGGCCTCAAGCAGCCGACGGGCGGCGCGTCCGCGATCATCGCGGTGCTCGGCTACAACTGCATGTCGATCGGTCTCTACGGCCTGTTCGGCGCCGCGGCAGCGGGCTTCGCCAGCGACCACCTCGGCATCGACATGGCCTGGTACGTCTACGTCTTCATCGCCATGGCGATCGTCGGGCTCTGCGGCTACCGGCAGGTCGACCTGTCGGTCAAGGTGCTCGTCGTCCTGGTGACGCTCGAGTTCCTGATCGTGCTGATCCTCGACCTGATGATCCTGGTCAAGGGTGGCGAAGGCGGCAAGTCCGGCATCTCGTTGAGCCCCTTCAGCTGGGACAGCTTCACCTCCGGCTCGATCACCATCGCGCTGCTGTTCAACTTCGCCGCCTTCATCGGGTTCGAGGCCACCACGCTGTACAGCGAGGAGGCCAAGGACCCCAAGCGCACGGTGCCGCGCGCCACGTACGTCGCCGTGCTGACGATCGGCCTCTTCTACACCGTGACCACGTGGCTGATGGTCAACGGCCAGGGTGCCGTGGGGCTGCAGGACTTCCTGGGCGGGCTCAAGCCCGACCCCACCGCGTTCCTGTTCGTCCTCGGCGACACCTACATGGGCTCGAGCCTGACCACCCTCATGTCCCTGCTCTTCGTCTCCAGCGTGTTCGCCGCGCTGCTCGCGTTCCACAACGCCGTGGCCCGCTACCTGTTCGCCCTGGGGCGCGAGGGCCTGGTCCCCAGCGTGCTGGGCCGCACCCACCCCAAGCACCAGAGCCCGCACGTGGGGTCCCTGGCGCAGACCACGCTGGCGTTCGTCGTGGTGCTGGTGTTCGTCCTGGCCGACAAGGACCCGGTGCTGGAGCTGTTCACCTGGCTGACGAACCTCGGCACGCTGGCCATCCTCGTGCTGATGTCGCTGTCGTCCTTCGCGGTGATCGCCTTCTTCGCGGCCAACCGTGGCCTCGACTCGAACCTGTGGCGCACCGTGATCGCACCGGCGATCGGCGGGATCGGCATGGGGCTGGTCGCGGTCTACGCGGCGGCCAAGTTCGGCCTGCTGCTCGGCAACCCGGAGAGCTCCCTGCGGTGGATCCTGCCCGCCCTGATCGTCGTCGCGGCGGTCGTCGGGCTCGGCGCCGCCCTGCGGTTGAAGTCCGTCGCGCCGCAGATGTACGCCCAGATGGGCCGCAACCGCTCGGACGACGGCACGGCCGTCGGCGAGCGCCCGACGGAGGCCGTGGGCTAG
- a CDS encoding VOC family protein has protein sequence MIDEDVLPGRKLAVSHFGLSCLDFPLMLDFYTRVLGLTQSDGGEIESGGGTDLAFLTTDPREHHQLVLASGRRDQVVETSSVVGGSIGSNVFQVSFRVRDLDTLRGITRRLAEAGRTDQNAISHGNAWSLYVRDPEGNALEFFVDAPWYVAQPCAEPLDLSKSDEDILAETSAYCLAQPEVLPYEEWVRQTGEKIVADQAKL, from the coding sequence ATGATCGACGAGGACGTCCTGCCGGGCAGGAAGCTTGCAGTGAGCCACTTCGGGCTGAGTTGTCTGGACTTCCCCCTGATGCTCGACTTCTACACCCGGGTGCTCGGACTGACCCAGAGCGACGGTGGCGAGATCGAGTCCGGCGGGGGCACCGACCTGGCGTTCCTCACGACGGACCCGCGCGAGCACCACCAGCTCGTGCTGGCGTCCGGCCGCCGCGACCAGGTGGTCGAGACCAGCTCGGTGGTCGGCGGCAGCATCGGGTCGAACGTCTTCCAGGTGTCGTTCCGGGTCCGCGACCTCGACACGCTGCGCGGCATCACCCGCCGCCTCGCCGAGGCGGGTCGTACCGACCAGAACGCGATCAGCCACGGCAACGCGTGGTCGCTGTACGTGCGTGACCCCGAGGGCAACGCGCTCGAGTTCTTCGTCGACGCGCCGTGGTACGTCGCCCAGCCCTGCGCTGAGCCGCTGGACCTGTCCAAGTCGGACGAGGACATCCTCGCCGAGACCTCCGCCTACTGCCTGGCCCAGCCCGAGGTGCTGCCCTACGAGGAGTGGGTGCGCCAGACCGGCGAGAAGATCGTCGCCGACCAGGCGAAGCTGTAA
- a CDS encoding HpcH/HpaI aldolase family protein — MSAQARDVRPGALARRLGEEPPLIGTFSILDDSVAAQSLARSGFDFVLVDLQHGLSDLSRMVPLLQGIEAGGAIPLVRVPSLSPTEIGTALDRGAHGVVVPMIESSAQAAASVAACRYPPAGERSYGPYLVRTDGFSDAAPPPCFVMVESAAALAAIDEIVAVPGLFGVYVGPSDLAISLGLGADYDVADPRHDDAVAAIGTACRSAGVVSAIHTSSAAEAQHRIAQGFTMVSVRSDLALLGSAGTVLLASTTLHP; from the coding sequence GTGTCAGCGCAGGCGCGAGACGTCCGACCGGGTGCCCTGGCGCGCCGGCTCGGTGAGGAGCCGCCGCTCATCGGGACGTTCTCCATCCTGGACGACTCGGTCGCGGCGCAGTCGTTGGCCCGCAGCGGTTTCGACTTCGTGCTCGTCGACCTCCAGCACGGCCTGTCCGACCTGAGCCGGATGGTCCCGCTGCTGCAGGGCATCGAGGCTGGCGGAGCGATCCCGCTGGTGCGCGTGCCGTCGCTGTCGCCGACCGAGATCGGCACGGCGCTGGATCGCGGCGCGCACGGGGTCGTCGTCCCCATGATCGAGTCGTCGGCCCAGGCGGCGGCCAGTGTCGCCGCGTGCCGGTACCCACCCGCGGGCGAGCGCAGCTACGGCCCGTACCTGGTGCGCACCGACGGCTTCTCGGACGCCGCCCCGCCGCCGTGCTTCGTGATGGTCGAGTCGGCCGCGGCGCTGGCCGCGATCGACGAGATCGTCGCGGTGCCAGGGCTGTTCGGCGTCTACGTGGGCCCCTCCGACCTGGCGATCAGCCTCGGTCTGGGCGCCGACTACGACGTCGCCGATCCTCGGCACGACGACGCGGTCGCCGCGATCGGGACGGCGTGCCGGAGCGCCGGGGTGGTCAGTGCCATCCACACGTCGAGCGCGGCGGAGGCGCAGCACCGGATCGCGCAGGGGTTCACGATGGTCAGCGTTCGCAGCGACCTGGCCCTGCTCGGTTCCGCGGGCACGGTCCTCCTCGCCAGCACTACGCTGCATCCGTGA
- a CDS encoding XRE family transcriptional regulator: MTDLGATLAANVRALRESAGISLSQLAERSGVAKATLFKVERQHTNPTLDTMVAIADALGVTTTALLEQPADNELEIVRAGEGVDISDFASKGQILKSMVVGSVLVEIHHQVFSPGMAETSASHGPLAREHVFVRSGSIEVGPIGSAGVLKPGDYATYPADRTHRWTVVGQRKAEVWIVHTFARGQRDVPQ; encoded by the coding sequence GTGACGGACCTCGGGGCGACGCTGGCGGCGAACGTGCGAGCGCTGCGGGAGTCCGCAGGCATCTCGCTGAGCCAGCTCGCCGAGCGCTCGGGGGTCGCCAAGGCGACGTTGTTCAAGGTCGAGCGCCAGCACACCAACCCGACCCTGGACACGATGGTCGCGATCGCGGACGCCCTGGGGGTCACCACGACCGCCCTGCTCGAGCAGCCGGCGGACAACGAGCTCGAGATCGTCCGGGCCGGTGAGGGCGTCGACATCTCCGACTTCGCGTCGAAGGGCCAGATCCTGAAGTCGATGGTCGTCGGCTCGGTGCTCGTGGAGATCCATCACCAGGTGTTCAGCCCGGGCATGGCCGAGACGTCCGCCTCGCACGGACCGCTGGCCCGCGAGCACGTCTTCGTCCGGTCGGGCTCCATCGAGGTCGGCCCCATCGGCTCGGCCGGGGTGCTGAAGCCGGGCGACTACGCGACCTATCCGGCCGACCGCACCCACCGGTGGACCGTCGTGGGGCAGCGCAAGGCGGAGGTCTGGATCGTGCACACGTTCGCCCGGGGGCAGCGCGACGTCCCGCAGTGA